In Kosmotoga arenicorallina S304, a genomic segment contains:
- a CDS encoding LacI family DNA-binding transcriptional regulator — MAKIAELAGVSKATVSRVLNSSGYVSENTREKVMKIVREFNFVPDARAVNLSKSMTRTIGLVLPSTSGPFYMEVIRGIEDVLAFDGYYMLLMTFEASKNKNETRKKYKSLLEEKRVDGLIVFDPEADEPFVQQMARIKKPCVYLGREYQKIPIDTVSADNETGSRLMMLHLLETHGFRKVAFVRGPLDSYHGMERFKGYRKSLTEWGIKCDDELVFCGNFTREGAEMVAESIFSAKPEAIFASNDEMALGIIHKAKQLGYSLSDMPAIVGFDDAPWAEHINPALTTVRQPMYDIGRTAARLIMDRLSDNGHKAPMKVKLHTNVVVRESCGCFKNRFE, encoded by the coding sequence ATGGCAAAAATTGCAGAGCTTGCTGGTGTATCCAAAGCTACAGTATCAAGAGTTTTAAATAGCAGCGGGTATGTTTCTGAAAATACCCGTGAGAAAGTTATGAAAATCGTAAGGGAGTTTAACTTTGTGCCCGATGCTCGGGCTGTTAATCTCAGCAAGAGCATGACCAGAACGATAGGTCTTGTGCTTCCCTCAACATCAGGGCCCTTTTACATGGAAGTGATACGCGGTATTGAAGATGTTCTTGCCTTTGATGGATATTACATGCTTCTAATGACTTTTGAGGCATCAAAGAACAAGAACGAAACTCGCAAAAAATACAAATCACTACTCGAAGAAAAGCGTGTGGATGGACTCATCGTTTTCGATCCGGAAGCAGATGAACCCTTTGTGCAACAAATGGCAAGGATAAAGAAGCCCTGTGTGTATTTGGGGAGAGAATATCAGAAAATTCCGATAGACACTGTTTCAGCAGATAATGAAACAGGGAGTCGTCTTATGATGCTTCACCTGTTGGAAACGCATGGCTTCAGAAAAGTTGCATTTGTAAGAGGACCGCTTGATAGTTACCATGGCATGGAGAGATTTAAAGGATACAGAAAATCCCTTACCGAATGGGGTATAAAGTGTGATGATGAACTTGTGTTTTGCGGTAATTTCACAAGAGAAGGAGCCGAAATGGTTGCTGAATCAATATTTTCTGCTAAGCCGGAAGCCATTTTTGCCTCAAATGATGAAATGGCGCTTGGAATAATCCACAAAGCCAAGCAGCTCGGATATTCGCTATCTGATATGCCAGCTATTGTTGGATTTGATGACGCGCCCTGGGCAGAGCACATAAATCCCGCTCTTACCACAGTAAGGCAGCCTATGTATGATATTGGCAGAACTGCAGCAAGATTAATAATGGATAGGCTTTCAGATAATGGTCATAAAGCGCCTATGAAAGTCAAATTGCATACGAATGTTGTTGTAAGGGAATCATGCGGCTGTTTTAAAAATAGGTTTGAATGA
- a CDS encoding S8 family peptidase produces the protein MRRKLTKLIIIFSFLLLIVSCIPLIPRITGEIYGKITPYDGYVVSSSESIPYGSADVSYEQANEHVVGEYIIKLDVDHNMSEMKAALEAEAWYESLSVKSTLSTADGSLKYMLIESKLSPEDLKEKLKAYPWIINIERNGICKPLEMISPEIASTIAPNDTYYNLQWHYAAINLPQAWNTTKGSVDVVVAVLDTGVRFDHPDLNSIFLNGYDFIDNDGNPSDPGDPGAPSEWSHGTHVTGTIAAFTNNSLGVAGVTWGGLSNIKVLPVRVLGPSGGSNFQVAQGIIYAVEHGAKVINMSLGGSSPSTVMEDACDYAYYNDTIIVASAGNDNSSLLYPAQYSTTFAIGAVRYDLTRSYYSNFGPALDFVAPGGDLTVDQNGDGYSDGVLSTSWSIDDNYAHPYVFLHGTSMAAPHVTGVIALMISNGIVGVETIRSILRNTATDLGSVGFDNYYGYGLIDAYEAVTYYNNWEPLIVFSTNKKGNLDNYSLVNDDGSYVLPVTYSESYVFAWQDFDHDGDLSYGDLYGYYGYSGGDPDEGLALAVYVSDGGQSLANFTFGVLINENYKPSAKEIKPMLEYKRGLIEAHYDKLH, from the coding sequence ATGAGGAGAAAATTGACAAAACTTATTATCATTTTTTCATTTCTGCTTTTAATCGTGAGTTGTATTCCCCTTATCCCGAGAATTACCGGAGAAATATATGGCAAAATCACCCCCTACGATGGATACGTTGTGAGCTCTTCTGAAAGTATCCCTTATGGCTCTGCAGATGTTTCTTATGAACAAGCAAATGAACACGTAGTGGGTGAATATATTATAAAACTGGATGTCGATCATAACATGAGCGAGATGAAAGCTGCCTTAGAAGCTGAAGCATGGTATGAATCTTTGTCTGTAAAAAGCACTTTGTCCACGGCAGACGGTTCTCTCAAGTATATGTTGATTGAATCTAAGTTATCTCCAGAGGACCTTAAAGAAAAGTTGAAGGCATATCCCTGGATAATAAACATCGAAAGAAATGGTATTTGCAAACCCCTTGAAATGATATCCCCTGAAATTGCAAGCACCATTGCGCCAAATGATACATATTACAATTTACAGTGGCATTATGCAGCCATAAATCTTCCTCAGGCGTGGAATACCACAAAAGGGAGTGTTGATGTGGTTGTAGCTGTTCTTGATACGGGCGTTCGCTTTGACCATCCGGACCTGAACAGCATATTCTTAAATGGTTATGATTTCATCGATAATGATGGCAATCCATCAGATCCGGGAGATCCGGGTGCTCCTTCTGAGTGGAGTCACGGAACGCATGTTACAGGTACAATAGCTGCCTTCACGAATAATAGCCTTGGAGTTGCAGGCGTAACTTGGGGTGGGCTTTCAAACATTAAGGTTCTTCCAGTAAGGGTTCTTGGACCTTCAGGTGGCTCAAATTTTCAGGTTGCTCAGGGAATAATATACGCTGTCGAGCATGGCGCAAAGGTTATAAATATGAGTCTTGGAGGGTCTTCACCGAGTACTGTAATGGAAGATGCGTGCGATTATGCTTATTACAATGACACAATAATTGTTGCTTCAGCGGGAAATGACAATTCCAGCCTTTTATATCCCGCACAGTATTCAACCACCTTTGCCATAGGAGCAGTAAGGTATGATTTGACAAGGTCTTATTATTCAAATTTTGGACCAGCCCTTGATTTTGTGGCTCCGGGAGGTGATCTCACCGTTGACCAGAATGGAGATGGATATTCAGATGGAGTGCTAAGTACGAGCTGGAGCATTGATGATAACTATGCTCATCCATATGTTTTTCTTCATGGAACATCAATGGCAGCTCCTCATGTTACCGGGGTAATAGCCCTGATGATCTCAAATGGAATCGTGGGTGTAGAAACTATAAGATCGATACTTCGAAACACCGCAACAGATTTGGGAAGTGTAGGATTCGACAACTACTATGGTTATGGTTTGATAGATGCATATGAAGCAGTAACATATTACAATAATTGGGAGCCTTTAATAGTGTTCAGTACGAACAAAAAAGGGAATCTTGATAACTATTCCCTGGTGAATGATGACGGTTCTTACGTGTTGCCAGTTACTTATTCGGAGTCCTATGTCTTTGCATGGCAGGATTTTGATCACGATGGCGATTTAAGTTATGGAGATTTATACGGGTATTACGGTTACAGTGGAGGGGATCCCGATGAAGGCTTAGCTTTGGCCGTCTACGTTTCAGATGGAGGTCAATCATTGGCGAACTTTACCTTTGGTGTGCTAATAAATGAAAACTACAAACCAAGTGCAAAAGAAATCAAACCGATGCTTGAATACAAGAGGGGATTGATCGAAGCTCATTATGATAAATTGCATTAA
- a CDS encoding M42 family metallopeptidase has product MNYGKEYVVEKLVDLVKIPSPSGFTEKAIEYLGKELSRLGFEPKYTNKGACYVCIGGEGNPVTFAAHVDTLGAMVKSLKSNGRVEITPIGGYMMNSIEGENCEVHTKNGKVYTGTIQTVAPSVHVFENARKIERKPSNMEVRLDEIVKNREDLEKLGIEAGDFISFDPRVVVTENGFIKTRHLDDKASVAILLAVAKDVSEGKLRLSRKTYLFFSNYEEVGHGASSGIPSDSVEVISVDMGAVGDTLSTDEYVVSICAKDSGGPYDRRLVKRLVEKARKAGVDYSVDIYPFYGSDVEASLIAGYDVTFGLIGPGVEASHGYERTHYKALENTIKLIESYLKDG; this is encoded by the coding sequence ATGAACTATGGGAAAGAGTATGTAGTTGAAAAACTGGTGGATTTGGTAAAAATTCCCAGCCCATCTGGTTTCACTGAAAAAGCTATTGAATATCTTGGCAAAGAACTTTCGAGGTTGGGTTTTGAACCAAAGTACACCAATAAAGGCGCATGCTATGTTTGTATTGGTGGAGAGGGAAACCCCGTTACCTTCGCAGCTCATGTGGATACACTGGGTGCCATGGTAAAATCCCTTAAATCGAACGGAAGGGTAGAAATAACCCCCATAGGCGGTTATATGATGAACAGCATTGAAGGTGAAAACTGCGAAGTCCATACTAAGAATGGCAAAGTATATACGGGAACAATTCAAACCGTGGCGCCTTCGGTTCATGTATTTGAAAATGCAAGAAAGATTGAAAGAAAACCCTCTAATATGGAAGTCCGGCTGGATGAAATAGTAAAAAACCGTGAAGACCTTGAAAAACTCGGCATAGAAGCCGGGGATTTTATCTCCTTTGACCCAAGAGTCGTGGTTACGGAAAACGGTTTTATAAAAACAAGGCATCTTGACGATAAAGCCAGTGTGGCGATCCTCCTTGCTGTGGCGAAAGATGTCAGCGAAGGCAAGTTAAGGCTTTCAAGAAAAACCTATCTTTTCTTTTCAAATTACGAAGAAGTGGGGCATGGTGCTTCCAGCGGCATTCCTTCTGATTCTGTTGAGGTTATTTCAGTGGATATGGGGGCTGTTGGTGATACACTCAGTACAGATGAATATGTGGTCTCGATCTGCGCTAAAGACTCTGGTGGGCCTTATGACAGAAGGCTTGTGAAGAGATTAGTGGAAAAAGCCAGAAAGGCAGGGGTCGATTATTCGGTTGACATATACCCCTTCTATGGTTCCGATGTGGAGGCTTCGTTGATAGCAGGATACGATGTTACATTTGGGCTCATCGGACCCGGAGTGGAAGCTTCACACGGATATGAAAGGACACATTACAAAGCGCTTGAAAACACCATAAAACTTATCGAGTCGTATTTAAAAGACGGATAG
- a CDS encoding VanZ family protein, translating into MTRKTSIFLIISYFVFLLFLYFMPFSLSGNGRNSDKLVHFFIFACGGLLLVVIENSGNKKMLVFLGGAIFLSAFALEPIQGLLKYRVCDVKDAFSNFIGLGTVLLGYQFLKVAKRFLVFSLIILIPFYLFFSFVQLRGVFKESFGIPSHLFLDLLLYFSITYLVLIIGMTHKIKAVFWVFFIQILMLPLIINYLPFDTEYSVSYPVFSYSGTAVAAFLFFFLKKRKVRN; encoded by the coding sequence ATGACACGAAAAACATCTATTTTTCTCATTATTTCATACTTTGTTTTCCTTTTGTTTCTGTATTTCATGCCCTTTAGCCTTTCAGGCAATGGCCGCAATTCAGATAAACTCGTTCACTTTTTCATTTTTGCCTGTGGGGGCTTGTTGCTTGTTGTTATCGAGAATTCCGGCAACAAGAAAATGCTCGTTTTTCTGGGTGGCGCGATTTTTCTTTCCGCTTTTGCCCTTGAACCGATACAGGGGCTGTTGAAATACAGGGTATGTGATGTAAAGGACGCTTTCTCAAATTTCATCGGGTTAGGGACTGTATTGCTTGGATACCAATTTCTTAAAGTAGCAAAACGCTTTCTTGTTTTTTCATTGATTATACTGATACCTTTCTATCTCTTTTTTTCCTTTGTCCAGTTGCGTGGAGTATTCAAAGAAAGTTTTGGAATCCCTTCACACCTGTTTCTCGATTTATTGTTATATTTCTCCATAACATACTTAGTGCTGATTATTGGCATGACACATAAAATCAAAGCTGTTTTCTGGGTTTTTTTTATACAAATACTGATGCTTCCCCTCATAATAAATTATCTACCCTTTGACACGGAATACTCAGTTTCATATCCTGTGTTCTCTTATTCTGGAACCGCGGTTGCGGCTTTTTTGTTCTTCTTTCTGAAAAAACGCAAAGTACGGAATTAG
- a CDS encoding TetR/AcrR family transcriptional regulator gives MPKKTFFNLPQRKRERIIKSALDLFASNPYHAVSVNRLVKAAGIPKGSFYQYFQDKKDLFHYLIQLIYVDKVKRLREVLTSTSNLFEILRAMTYEAVEFARENPEYTAIANRLMIDPELKREILHDFTQDGNGFLEELILRSYEKGELDTDLEPEVLARIITSVFQAMGDYIYEKSRDLSAEKSKELFIKVINLLEHGLKGCGKDD, from the coding sequence ATGCCAAAGAAAACCTTTTTTAACTTGCCTCAAAGAAAGCGTGAAAGGATTATCAAAAGCGCATTGGACCTCTTTGCTTCAAACCCTTATCACGCGGTTAGCGTAAACCGCCTTGTTAAAGCAGCAGGTATTCCAAAAGGAAGCTTTTATCAGTATTTCCAAGATAAAAAAGACCTTTTTCATTATCTCATTCAGTTGATATATGTTGACAAAGTCAAAAGGCTTCGTGAGGTATTAACAAGCACTTCCAATCTCTTTGAAATTCTAAGGGCTATGACCTATGAAGCTGTGGAATTTGCAAGGGAAAATCCTGAATATACAGCCATTGCAAACAGACTAATGATAGACCCTGAACTCAAAAGAGAAATTCTACATGATTTTACGCAAGATGGCAATGGGTTCTTGGAAGAACTCATCCTTCGCAGCTATGAAAAAGGCGAGCTTGATACAGATCTTGAACCCGAAGTGCTCGCACGCATTATCACCTCTGTTTTTCAGGCAATGGGAGATTACATTTATGAAAAGTCAAGAGATCTAAGCGCAGAAAAATCGAAAGAGCTGTTCATTAAGGTAATTAACCTTCTCGAACACGGATTGAAAGGATGTGGGAAAGATGATTAA
- a CDS encoding ABC transporter ATP-binding protein, with the protein MINVENLFYSYTNDERYAVEGISFQINEGEIFGFLGPNGAGKSTTQKILTGLLPVQKGKVVVSGEDIRKVSGSFYNMIGVSFEQPNVYMKLTGYENLKFFASMFDVPTEDPYELLRLVGLEEAAHDKTKTYSKGMLQRLVFARSLINRPKIWFLDEPVSGLDPATASQIKELIKHKKEEGVTIFLTTHNMHVAEELCDRVAFINAGKIVLIDTPRNLKLRYGKKLVEVEYRSDGKIERELLSMTEADDIERINKLISSGKMETIHSMEASLEDIFIKVTGRGLV; encoded by the coding sequence ATGATTAATGTTGAAAATCTCTTCTATTCTTACACTAATGATGAAAGATACGCGGTAGAAGGAATAAGTTTCCAGATCAATGAAGGCGAAATTTTCGGTTTTCTGGGCCCTAACGGAGCGGGAAAATCAACGACCCAGAAAATTCTAACGGGACTGCTTCCTGTCCAGAAGGGGAAAGTAGTAGTATCAGGCGAAGATATCAGGAAAGTTTCAGGAAGCTTTTACAACATGATCGGGGTTTCTTTTGAACAGCCAAATGTGTATATGAAGCTTACCGGATACGAAAATTTGAAGTTTTTTGCAAGCATGTTCGATGTGCCTACGGAAGACCCTTACGAATTGCTAAGGTTAGTCGGGCTCGAAGAGGCCGCTCACGATAAAACAAAGACGTACTCAAAAGGGATGCTTCAGAGGTTGGTTTTCGCGAGGTCTCTTATAAACCGCCCCAAAATATGGTTCCTCGATGAACCCGTATCGGGGCTTGACCCAGCCACCGCTTCGCAGATAAAGGAGCTCATCAAGCATAAAAAAGAGGAAGGGGTGACCATTTTTCTCACCACGCACAATATGCACGTGGCGGAAGAGCTTTGCGACAGGGTGGCATTTATCAATGCTGGCAAGATCGTCCTGATAGACACTCCGCGAAATTTGAAGCTTAGATACGGAAAAAAGCTCGTCGAAGTAGAATACAGGTCTGACGGTAAAATAGAAAGAGAGCTTCTTTCAATGACCGAAGCCGATGACATAGAGAGAATAAACAAACTCATAAGCTCGGGAAAAATGGAAACCATCCACAGCATGGAAGCCTCCCTTGAAGACATATTCATCAAGGTAACAGGCAGGGGGCTGGTATGA
- a CDS encoding ABC transporter permease, which yields MFKRILANVIKDVKLGWRSYFFLIVIGVALGYFLIISFVLPESVEEGLKLVLYDEAGTIYIPQSENLIIAENREDLENEMGKDFNIIGVIIKASGDPGVELVFQGYESERTKEIVRLMLSKLFTGDIGIDEDITMETLNPEISIKVPMNKWFLPVLLLMEAVLLGVVLVFAMSISEKTEKTQTAYMVTPGRALENLIGKIVLFEILGLLFTYILTPLVVGTDANYPFLTLVVIVGSFFATSFALIFATFYDNMSQALFPMMAAALFFALPVVSYIFPAFTPMVIRLIPTYPILITLKEAAFPGYVGSLSLPLLLYPLVMGAISLWLATVLYLKNARKG from the coding sequence ATGTTCAAACGCATTCTGGCTAATGTAATCAAGGATGTAAAGCTGGGCTGGCGCAGTTATTTTTTTCTGATAGTTATAGGTGTTGCCCTTGGTTATTTTCTGATTATTAGCTTTGTGTTGCCCGAAAGCGTCGAAGAAGGCCTTAAACTGGTTCTTTATGATGAAGCGGGCACCATTTATATCCCGCAATCTGAAAACCTTATCATTGCAGAAAACAGGGAAGATCTTGAAAACGAAATGGGGAAAGACTTCAACATAATCGGCGTAATAATCAAAGCATCAGGGGATCCGGGGGTAGAATTGGTTTTTCAGGGATATGAAAGCGAAAGGACAAAAGAAATCGTTAGGCTAATGCTTTCTAAACTGTTTACAGGCGATATAGGAATCGATGAAGATATCACCATGGAAACCCTTAATCCGGAGATTTCCATAAAAGTCCCTATGAACAAGTGGTTTCTTCCAGTGCTTCTCTTGATGGAAGCCGTCTTGCTGGGGGTAGTGCTTGTTTTTGCGATGTCTATCAGCGAAAAAACTGAAAAAACGCAGACAGCTTACATGGTCACCCCCGGCAGGGCTCTGGAAAACCTCATTGGAAAAATCGTTCTCTTTGAGATTCTCGGCTTGCTTTTCACTTATATTCTAACGCCTCTCGTGGTAGGAACCGATGCTAATTATCCGTTCCTCACTCTGGTAGTAATAGTTGGAAGCTTTTTTGCCACTTCCTTTGCGCTCATTTTCGCTACCTTTTACGACAATATGTCCCAGGCGCTTTTTCCCATGATGGCCGCAGCTCTATTTTTCGCTTTGCCTGTGGTGAGTTATATCTTTCCAGCCTTTACGCCTATGGTTATCCGTTTGATACCAACATATCCTATCCTGATAACCTTAAAAGAAGCCGCTTTTCCGGGTTATGTAGGTTCATTAAGCTTGCCCCTTCTCCTGTATCCACTTGTTATGGGAGCGATTTCGCTATGGCTGGCAACAGTGCTTTACCTAAAAAACGCGAGGAAAGGGTGA
- a CDS encoding ABC transporter permease, producing MKRLIRIFERDLKNSVRDSMLLYILIAPILLAVLLRAFIPAVRDLSIEFGAVEPLNQTLVERIEKFAPVTFFSSTGKLMERIEGYDDFLGIRMEKGKLILIAQGNEPEEYLSLASEILSYSLNPSGKLLSFTESELGRKLPPLSLYGFVLVIIGSFLFGGMIIGFNIIEEKEEETLKALQVTPMGTLDFIAGRSLIGFLAPIFHAFVVVWILGISEFNPLMLFILTISGSVIGVVFGFWIGVISTNQMNGIANMKISFSVLVLPVFLAMTLPEKSHIFLYWAPTYWTFISVKNLLLQLQTWPGLLKDITLIIATSMLFVLATFKKIKAGLLS from the coding sequence ATGAAAAGGTTAATAAGGATCTTTGAGCGAGATTTGAAGAACAGCGTCAGGGACAGTATGCTCCTTTATATCTTAATTGCTCCTATATTGCTCGCGGTGTTGCTCAGGGCTTTTATTCCCGCTGTAAGAGACCTATCCATAGAATTTGGCGCGGTTGAGCCCCTGAACCAGACACTTGTGGAAAGAATCGAAAAATTTGCCCCGGTCACCTTTTTTAGCAGTACCGGAAAACTTATGGAACGCATTGAAGGGTATGATGATTTTCTTGGTATTCGCATGGAAAAAGGAAAACTGATACTCATTGCCCAGGGAAACGAACCCGAAGAATATCTTTCTCTTGCATCGGAGATATTATCCTATTCCCTTAATCCATCAGGGAAGCTTTTATCTTTTACCGAAAGCGAACTTGGAAGAAAGCTCCCTCCTCTTTCCTTATATGGCTTTGTCCTGGTTATAATAGGGTCATTCCTTTTTGGAGGTATGATTATAGGTTTTAATATTATAGAGGAAAAAGAGGAAGAAACGCTGAAAGCACTTCAGGTAACGCCTATGGGCACTTTGGATTTCATCGCCGGTAGAAGTTTGATAGGCTTTTTAGCACCTATTTTTCACGCTTTTGTGGTAGTGTGGATACTTGGGATTTCTGAATTTAACCCACTGATGCTTTTTATACTCACTATCTCTGGTTCTGTGATAGGAGTAGTCTTTGGATTCTGGATTGGAGTCATCAGCACTAACCAGATGAATGGCATAGCGAACATGAAAATAAGCTTTTCCGTGCTTGTGCTTCCGGTATTTCTCGCTATGACTTTACCCGAAAAGAGCCACATTTTTCTGTATTGGGCTCCTACATACTGGACCTTCATTTCGGTGAAAAACCTGCTGCTGCAGTTGCAAACCTGGCCCGGCCTGTTAAAAGATATCACTTTAATCATAGCCACTTCCATGCTTTTTGTCCTGGCAACCTTTAAAAAAATAAAAGCAGGTCTTTTATCTTAG
- a CDS encoding sensor domain-containing protein, protein MERKFHKDSSQNPSKGFAPKNDISQSEFSDYKNMLKSPEKFYRLVHDAIDLSLFELELPEGRISITPDLFRKCGYNYGEIPEDLDSLKKLIHPKEIPLIDKTIEELQNGKPSARIEVRFKARDNSWRWSRVFLWVEKRDPSSNSLKLEGIILDITPLKEREKLLEARERYIQSMLNALPDMMFVISKEGVYLDFRVIESSKLAFSPDEIVGSKIDDAGFFLDDLKKLKSAISRACETGELQIVDYWLTTKAGKGYYEARISPIDNRKVLLIVRDFTQQKKAQQKLAKLNKLRKLIIESINDTLSAPVEANPYQLFLEKMFATIPEIGKATLFLKKDEKLEIVASTSIKKAVGLSLPYEVSNAYNGIEPAMFEFAEIERYLPYGFTSTLKSKGLVPAEKLLLVPILTEGNRVGFLVRRTKKGEALDEELKEILVLISSQISTIYKRLQLEENLRKEQKKYKYLATHDILTRLPNRRKLEERFERLKLSHGRFAFVYLSLTKFRRINGAFGHMFGDAILVDVAERLVKLFGSKKRICRLEGANFFLMFPITSRKQIEEITKKIKTAFAIPFRIMDIGITLNPFMGIALYPENGLSFAELIQNAEIAAHTAEKEGKELFYFDESAGIDLSRRIFIEQELRRVLNGEEQGLALNYQPIVNLTTGKVASLEALTRWNHPEAGYISPDVFIEIAEESGLIHLLGKKVLDIACGQARKWLEKGIQVPIFINLSALELHRDDIVSQISKSLEKYNIPGTTLGIEVTESALVKDPESAIRKIEALRKMGVSIAIDDFGTGYSSLNYLRFMSINHLKIDLSFVNDLKEKIKDSSKTVTIIKSIIALANSLGFSVVAEGIETDFQRQFLKKLGCDYGQGYLFCKPAEARAIEKLLTNEFRSENPIIS, encoded by the coding sequence GTGGAGAGAAAATTTCACAAAGATAGCTCACAAAATCCTTCCAAAGGCTTTGCTCCGAAGAATGATATATCCCAAAGCGAGTTCTCTGATTACAAAAATATGCTGAAAAGCCCCGAAAAATTCTACCGACTCGTTCACGATGCGATAGACCTTTCTCTTTTTGAGCTTGAACTTCCAGAAGGCAGAATTTCCATTACGCCGGATCTTTTCAGAAAATGTGGGTACAACTATGGGGAGATCCCAGAAGATCTTGATTCTTTAAAAAAACTCATTCACCCAAAAGAAATCCCGTTGATAGATAAAACTATCGAAGAGCTTCAAAATGGCAAACCCAGCGCACGAATTGAAGTGAGGTTCAAAGCCCGTGACAATTCCTGGAGATGGTCAAGGGTTTTTCTTTGGGTGGAGAAAAGAGATCCATCCAGCAATTCATTAAAGCTGGAAGGTATAATTCTTGATATCACACCTTTGAAAGAAAGAGAAAAACTTCTGGAAGCCAGAGAAAGATATATCCAAAGCATGCTCAATGCGCTTCCAGATATGATGTTTGTAATTTCAAAAGAAGGAGTTTACCTTGATTTCAGAGTAATCGAAAGCTCGAAACTTGCCTTCTCTCCGGACGAAATAGTTGGAAGCAAGATAGACGATGCAGGTTTTTTCCTGGATGATCTCAAAAAGTTGAAAAGTGCGATTAGCAGGGCATGTGAAACCGGGGAACTGCAAATTGTGGATTACTGGCTAACGACCAAAGCTGGCAAAGGATATTATGAAGCCAGGATAAGCCCAATTGATAATCGAAAAGTTCTTTTAATAGTGAGAGACTTTACCCAGCAAAAAAAAGCCCAACAAAAGCTCGCAAAATTGAACAAGCTTAGAAAGCTCATTATCGAAAGTATAAACGACACGTTGTCAGCTCCTGTGGAAGCGAATCCTTATCAGCTTTTTCTGGAAAAGATGTTCGCCACCATTCCGGAAATTGGTAAAGCAACGCTGTTTCTAAAGAAAGATGAAAAGCTCGAAATCGTTGCTTCTACCAGTATTAAAAAAGCTGTGGGCCTATCTTTGCCTTATGAGGTTTCAAATGCCTACAATGGCATTGAACCGGCAATGTTTGAGTTCGCTGAAATAGAGCGTTATTTACCGTATGGCTTCACTTCAACTCTCAAAAGCAAAGGACTCGTGCCTGCTGAAAAGCTTTTACTAGTTCCCATATTAACTGAAGGGAACAGGGTAGGCTTCCTTGTCCGGCGAACGAAAAAAGGAGAAGCGCTCGACGAAGAGTTGAAAGAGATTCTTGTTCTCATCTCATCACAGATCTCGACGATTTATAAAAGGCTTCAACTGGAGGAAAATCTCAGAAAAGAACAAAAAAAATACAAGTACCTGGCTACTCACGACATCTTAACAAGGTTGCCTAACCGAAGAAAGCTGGAAGAGCGTTTTGAAAGGCTAAAGCTTTCCCATGGCCGTTTTGCTTTTGTATATCTCTCTTTAACCAAATTCAGGAGGATAAATGGAGCCTTTGGCCACATGTTTGGAGACGCCATCCTTGTAGATGTTGCCGAAAGGCTTGTAAAACTCTTTGGCAGCAAAAAAAGAATTTGCCGGCTGGAAGGAGCCAATTTTTTCTTGATGTTCCCAATAACCAGCAGAAAACAAATAGAGGAAATCACCAAAAAAATAAAAACAGCCTTTGCCATACCTTTCAGAATCATGGACATAGGAATAACACTGAACCCTTTTATGGGAATTGCTTTATATCCTGAAAATGGCTTATCTTTCGCAGAACTCATTCAAAACGCTGAGATAGCAGCCCATACAGCCGAAAAAGAGGGAAAGGAGCTTTTCTATTTCGATGAATCAGCGGGTATTGATTTAAGCCGAAGAATCTTCATTGAACAGGAGTTAAGAAGAGTATTGAACGGTGAAGAACAAGGGCTTGCTCTTAATTATCAGCCAATAGTGAACCTTACCACGGGTAAAGTAGCATCTCTTGAAGCCCTCACAAGATGGAACCATCCAGAAGCCGGATATATTAGTCCTGACGTTTTCATAGAGATCGCGGAAGAATCCGGCTTGATACACTTGCTTGGCAAAAAAGTGCTTGATATAGCCTGCGGACAGGCAAGAAAGTGGCTCGAAAAAGGGATACAGGTTCCTATATTCATCAACCTCTCTGCACTGGAGCTTCATAGAGATGATATCGTCTCACAGATAAGCAAAAGCCTTGAGAAGTACAATATACCGGGAACCACGTTGGGCATAGAGGTTACCGAGAGTGCTCTGGTAAAAGATCCTGAAAGCGCGATCCGAAAAATAGAAGCGTTGAGGAAAATGGGGGTATCAATTGCAATTGACGATTTCGGTACAGGTTATTCTTCCCTTAATTATCTCAGGTTTATGTCTATAAACCATCTGAAAATTGATTTGTCCTTTGTAAACGATCTTAAAGAGAAAATCAAAGACAGTTCTAAAACAGTTACCATTATCAAATCAATCATTGCCCTTGCCAACAGCCTTGGCTTTTCTGTTGTGGCAGAAGGTATTGAAACAGATTTCCAAAGGCAGTTCCTCAAAAAGCTCGGTTGTGATTACGGGCAGGGTTATCTATTCTGCAAACCCGCTGAGGCAAGAGCAATAGAAAAACTCCTCACAAATGAATTTCGTTCAGAAAACCCGATAATTTCCTGA